The following proteins are encoded in a genomic region of Enterocloster clostridioformis:
- a CDS encoding diguanylate cyclase, producing MEKQKILIADDSEMNRALLVDILEEQYDVAEAENGVEAISLLSRHRTDYSLLLLDIMMPEMDGFEVLAYINKYHWNDTFAVIMISADDSPANIKRAYDLGAFDYISRPFDSTIVQRRISNTMFLYARQQRLEKIIAEQFHEQEKNNKLMISILSHIVEFRNGESGLHVLHVNTITKYLLKQLVQCTDQYPLSKAEISLISTASALHDIGKISISDEILNKPGRLTAEEFEVMKTHSMVGANMLLDLPIEQQEAPLVKVASEICRWHHERYDGSGYPDGLKGDEIPIAAQVVALADVYDALTSERCYKKAYSHKEALKMILEGQCGAFNPTLLLCLQKIADTLESELMDTSPERESKNIQDIRNKIDYDRLFSYEKYAFLSCKQRHLQLLYIDSLTSVYNRRYYDEHFQGSDDIQAMAVIDVDNFKNINDNYGHDVGDIVLQSIAQTVLSCVRKTDAVIRYGGDEFVIIFFNIPQDIFEKKLERIRHSVDSLIIDDRPVLHMSISIGGAYGIGTIKKLFKAADNMMYQSKKAKNQVTICYFDRNEDNTDNI from the coding sequence ATGGAAAAACAAAAAATCTTAATTGCAGACGATTCAGAAATGAATCGCGCGCTTTTGGTAGATATCCTGGAAGAGCAATATGATGTGGCAGAGGCTGAAAATGGTGTAGAAGCAATTTCTCTTCTTTCAAGGCATAGAACAGATTATTCCCTTCTGCTTCTTGACATTATGATGCCTGAGATGGATGGATTTGAAGTATTAGCTTACATAAATAAATATCACTGGAATGACACCTTCGCTGTTATTATGATTTCTGCTGATGATTCCCCCGCGAATATAAAGCGAGCCTATGACTTGGGAGCTTTTGACTATATCAGCCGTCCTTTTGATTCGACCATTGTCCAGCGCCGAATTTCTAATACGATGTTTTTATATGCAAGACAGCAGCGTCTTGAGAAGATTATTGCAGAACAATTTCATGAGCAGGAAAAAAATAATAAGCTGATGATTTCAATCCTGTCTCATATTGTGGAATTCCGTAATGGAGAGAGCGGCTTGCATGTATTGCATGTGAATACTATTACAAAATATTTGCTAAAGCAGTTGGTTCAGTGTACAGATCAATATCCTTTGTCCAAAGCAGAGATTTCTTTAATCAGTACTGCTTCTGCGCTGCATGATATTGGGAAAATCTCAATTTCAGATGAAATATTGAACAAACCTGGACGTCTTACGGCAGAGGAGTTTGAAGTGATGAAAACTCACTCGATGGTCGGCGCCAATATGCTGTTAGACCTGCCCATTGAACAGCAGGAAGCTCCGCTTGTCAAAGTGGCTTCTGAGATTTGCCGATGGCACCACGAAAGGTATGATGGCAGTGGTTATCCGGATGGATTAAAGGGAGATGAAATCCCCATAGCCGCCCAGGTGGTTGCGCTGGCCGATGTATACGATGCCTTGACCAGTGAGCGGTGCTATAAGAAAGCCTATTCACATAAAGAAGCTTTGAAAATGATTTTAGAAGGACAATGTGGTGCATTTAATCCTACTCTTTTACTGTGTCTGCAGAAAATTGCTGATACACTTGAAAGTGAGCTTATGGATACTTCTCCTGAACGGGAGTCAAAAAATATTCAGGATATAAGAAATAAAATAGACTACGACAGATTGTTTTCCTATGAAAAATACGCCTTCCTGTCCTGCAAACAGCGGCACCTGCAATTATTATATATTGATTCCTTAACTAGTGTCTACAATCGCCGTTATTATGACGAGCATTTTCAAGGTTCAGATGATATTCAAGCGATGGCCGTAATAGATGTAGATAATTTTAAGAATATCAATGATAATTATGGCCACGATGTAGGGGATATCGTGTTGCAAAGCATTGCACAAACTGTTTTATCCTGTGTACGAAAAACAGATGCCGTAATCCGTTATGGCGGCGATGAATTTGTAATTATCTTTTTTAATATACCTCAGGATATATTCGAGAAAAAACTGGAGAGGATTAGACATTCCGTTGATAGTCTGATAATTGATGACCGTCCTGTATTACATATGTCTATAAGCATAGGCGGAGCTTATGGTATTGGAACTATAAAGAAACTCTTCAAAGCTGCAGACAATATGATGTATCAATCAAAAAAGGCGAAAAACCAAGTGACCATATGTTATTTTGACAGGAATGAGGACAACACAGACAACATTTAA
- a CDS encoding IS110 family transposase, whose translation MEDLDYIELKELGRFRQKTVKQRTRLKIQLTSYMDQVFPELQYFFKSGLHQKAVYAL comes from the coding sequence CTGGAGGATCTGGATTATATTGAGCTGAAGGAACTTGGCAGGTTCCGCCAGAAGACCGTCAAACAGCGTACCCGTTTAAAAATACAACTGACTTCCTATATGGATCAGGTCTTTCCGGAACTTCAATATTTTTTCAAATCCGGTCTGCATCAGAAAGCTGTCTATGCACTCTAA